The following are from one region of the Amia ocellicauda isolate fAmiCal2 chromosome 1, fAmiCal2.hap1, whole genome shotgun sequence genome:
- the LOC136739269 gene encoding leucine-rich alpha-2-glycoprotein, whose protein sequence is MMLWIFLLMLSWCCCTALSCPLECICHSSPNGTAVICTSASITSFPSGVPNNTTSLSIEFTNLSRIVSQDLEGLSDLQELHLSSNMLRQLPPDFLQHLPHLHTLDLTSNLLQDDLPPSVFCCAPLRSLVLKGNQLLSANPLWFQGLSNLTWLDLSDNKLSSLPQAALRHLPHLQVLNLGNNKLEMFPDGWLDVLPELERLHLGGNQLRSLAPDMFEHSLNLMHLQLQNNALQKLPQGLLHKLSRLDSLSLEGNRLASVPPGLFDKLERLGLEFGQGLGLSENPWQCDCSVQYLWQWLKGHQDKVFFSRDLQCTSPEGLQGRAIMSLTEAEVRASC, encoded by the coding sequence ATGATGCTGTGGATCTTTCTCCTCATGTTGAGCTGGTGTTGCTGCACCGCGCTGTCCTGTCCGCTTGAGTGCATCTGCCACTCTTCCCCCAACGGCACTGCGGTGATCTGCACCTCCGCCTCCATCACCTCTTTCCCCAGCGGTGTCCCCAACAACACAACTTCACTCTCAATTGAGTTCACCAACCTGAGCCGCATCGTTTCCCAGGACCTGGAGGGGCTGTCTGACCTGCAGGAGCTGCACCTGTCTAGCAACATGTTAAGACAACTGCCCCCGGACTTCCTCCAGCACCTGCCACACCTGCACACTCTGGATCTCACCAGCAACCTCTTGCAGGATGACCTGCCGCCCAGTGTGTTCTGCTGCGCCCCTCTGCGCAGCCTCGTTCTGAAAGGCAACCAGCTGCTGTCCGCCAACCCTCTGTGGTTCCAAGGCCTGTCCAACCTCACCTGGCTGGATCTCTCCGACAACAAGCTGAGCTCTTTGCCGCAGGCTGCTCTCCGCCACCTCCCCCACTTGCAGGTCCTCAATCTGGGCAACAACAAGCTGGAGATGTTCCCagatggctggctggatgtcCTGCCTGAGCTGGAGCGCCTGCACCTTGGGGGAAACCAGCTCAGATCACTGGCCCCTGACATGTTCGAACACAGCCTCAACCTGATGCACCTCCAGCTTCAGAACAACGCGCTGCAGAAGCTGCCCCAGGGGCTGCTCCACAAGCTCTCACGTCTGGACAGTCTGAGCCTCGAAGGCAACCGGCTGGCCTCTGTGCCCCCGGGGCTGTTTGACAAGCTGGAACGGCTTGGGTTGGAGTTTGGCCAGGGCTTGGGCTTGTCTGAGAATCCTTGGCAGTGCGACTGCAGTGTTCAGTACCTGTGGCAGTGGCTGAAGGGCCACCAGGATAAGGTGTTCTTCTCCAGGGATCTCCAGTGCACCTCACCAGAAGGACTCCAGGGGAGAGCCATCATGTCCCTGACCGAGGCCGAGGTCAGAGCTTCCTGCTGA